Proteins encoded together in one Terriglobus saanensis SP1PR4 window:
- the mraY gene encoding phospho-N-acetylmuramoyl-pentapeptide-transferase, whose amino-acid sequence MLYWLLYQKLFPYFRVFRIFRYLTLRTGFASLTALLIGLLIGPFVIDRLREFQIGQYIREEGPESHQKKSGTPTMGGVLICISILVPTLLWSDLSNPFIWVAVLSTLAFAAIGFTDDYIKVVHKRNLGLTSKQKLLLQFLASGCVAAALLYLRSRGSYSTRLVVPFLKNYKPDLIWAWMGHIPHLSWLAFIPFTIFVMLVISFSSNAVNLTDGLDGLAIGCTIVAAGALTMLTYVSGHVVFSDYLELQRMPLVGELTVFCGAMVGASIGFLWYNAHPAEIFMGDVGSLALGGAISTVAVIIKQELLLPFIGGVFILEAVSVMLQVGSYKLRGGKRIFRMAPLHHHFELGGWSESKVITRFWIMALVFALFALTTLKLR is encoded by the coding sequence TTGCTCTATTGGCTGCTGTATCAGAAGCTTTTTCCTTACTTCCGCGTCTTCCGTATCTTTCGCTATCTCACCCTGCGGACAGGGTTTGCGAGCCTGACGGCGCTTCTGATCGGGCTTTTGATCGGGCCGTTTGTTATTGACCGGCTGCGCGAATTCCAGATTGGGCAGTACATCCGCGAAGAAGGACCGGAGAGCCACCAGAAGAAAAGCGGCACGCCGACGATGGGTGGTGTCCTCATCTGCATCTCGATCCTGGTGCCAACGCTGCTTTGGAGCGATCTCAGCAATCCCTTTATCTGGGTGGCGGTGCTTTCAACGCTGGCGTTTGCGGCCATCGGATTTACGGACGACTACATCAAGGTCGTGCATAAGCGGAACCTTGGTCTGACGAGCAAGCAAAAGCTGTTGCTGCAGTTTCTTGCCAGCGGATGTGTGGCGGCGGCGCTGCTCTATCTGCGCTCACGGGGAAGCTACTCTACGCGGCTGGTGGTGCCGTTCCTCAAAAATTACAAACCCGACCTGATCTGGGCGTGGATGGGGCACATCCCGCATCTGTCCTGGCTGGCGTTCATTCCCTTCACGATCTTCGTGATGCTGGTGATTTCTTTCAGTTCAAATGCCGTGAATCTGACGGACGGCCTGGATGGGCTGGCGATCGGATGCACGATTGTGGCGGCGGGCGCGCTGACGATGCTGACGTATGTCAGCGGTCACGTGGTCTTCAGCGACTATCTCGAATTGCAGCGCATGCCGCTGGTGGGAGAGTTGACGGTCTTCTGCGGAGCGATGGTGGGGGCGAGTATCGGGTTCCTTTGGTACAACGCGCATCCGGCAGAGATTTTTATGGGCGATGTCGGCTCGCTCGCTCTGGGGGGTGCTATTTCTACGGTAGCGGTGATCATCAAGCAGGAGCTTCTGCTGCCCTTTATCGGTGGCGTCTTCATCCTGGAAGCGGTGAGTGTGATGCTGCAGGTGGGCAGCTACAAGTTGCGCGGAGGGAAGCGGATCTTCCGCATGGCTCCGCTTCACCATCATTTTGAGCTGGGCGGATGGAGCGAAAGCAAGGTGATCACGCGCTTCTGGATTATGGCTCTGGTCTTTGCACTGTTTGCTCTGACAACATTGAAGTTGAGGTAA